TGAAAAATTAGTTGGATATGTTTTTAATATATTTCCACCTTCCATTAATTTTATTGAACCTGATACTGTACCAGATGTTACAACCTTGTAGATTTTTCCAACTGTTAAATATGCTCTATATACACCATTATTACTTGTGGTAATACTAAGACTATTTGCATCTACTTTTGTTACACTTACATCGGTTCCAACCCAACTCGCTGAAGTGAAATCAACTCCACCAACTAAATCACTTGCATATGTTAATGTTGTTGCATCGAGTCTAGCAAATCCTTCCAATGTATATTTTTTACCTGATACACATGATTCAATGTTTGCACTTGTTAATTTTACATGATTTGTTATTGAACTACCAGATATCGAACCACTAATCAATAATGATCCTGAACCTTCATATTTGTCAACAGTTGATAATGATGCTGAGTATGCACCTGAACCTGTCCAGTTTGTTGTACTACCGTTAAAATTCCAGTTATTTGAATGCAGGATTTGTTCCTGATCACGATTAAGATCAAATCCCTGATCAAACTTTACTGATATGTAATCTATAATACAAGCACCAGATGCTGGAGCATCAAACACAATTAATGTTGACTCTGCTGTAAATATTTTTGAAACTGTATTCCATTCACCAAGTGTATCTGGAAGTACAAAATAAGTACCGAGACCTGAACCAAAAGTTAATCCGTCTTCACCAGCCTGATACCTAATTTTGAATTTGTATTTTTGACCTACTATCAAGCCTGAAATAGTTTTAGATGTCCCTTTGTCTGCTGAAATGATAATGGTATTAGTATAGGTTTTTCCAGTAGTTGTACCAGCCCAATTTATACCATCATCTGTCCATCCAGCAATTGCTGAACCTACACTATATAGATCATTTGCAGATGCATTTAATATATTAAGTGGTAAAGCAATTTGTAAATATTCGTCTGATCCATTAAATTCCATAGCATATCCTAAATTACGGTCTATGCTTGTGGCATCATTTCCCTTACGGACATCAACATTCCTACCTGTTAATCCTTGTCTAGGTGTCATTGTCGACTCCTAGTTATACAGTTTCATACGCTAAAACTGCTGATCCAGTGTGAACCTGAATAGTAGTATATCGACCATAAATTATTGTACCACTAGCCCATTGCACTGCACTTCCACTATCTGTACTAGCAAATGCAATTGAACCTGTGATATTGGTGTGACTATATCCATCTGCTCTGGTAAGTGTGTGAAATTTTGTATCATTTACTATCTGAATCGATGTGAATGTTTTCCCTACACTTGCTGTAACAGCCGAATTTGCACTAATAAATTTTGTACCGTTCATAGTTATTTTTCCTCTTCAATTTTTATATTTAAATTTTTTAACATTGCTATCATTTCAGGCTGTGGATGGATGTCGGATTTGTCAAGTCTGTATGAATTATGTGTATAAATCCCAGCAACTTTACGGTGTGCATTTTCACTCAATTCCCACATATCTTTTTCACGATAATCCAACGGAATACCATATATCTTATTCCAATATCGTAGTAATTTTTCCACACTATCAATTTGTGCCTGAGTGTATTTTTGGAAATATTTTTGTCCTCTGAATCCTCTGGGATACTCAACTACCTGATCTTTTGGGACTTCCTGATTAGTCCATGAATAAAACTTTTCCCCTTTTTTAGTTAGGAATCCCCAGTTGCAAATCTCTACACCAATAGTATTTTGACTGTAATCGTAAAATGGCAATCCCCACTTTGCTAATCCGTGTGCCTGTCCGATATGTGCACCCCAAAATTTGGAACTAAATCCCTGCCATATCTTTCCGTCTCCAGCTACAACTACACAAGTTGCAACTCTCTCTGCTGTGCTATTCCAATAATCATATACATTTTTTGCTTGTGCATTTCCTGCTGTGCCATGTAATACAACTGCATTTTTTGCAGTTTCAACTTGCATATATTGGTTCAAAGGCATTGGATATTGTATTATATCTTTTGTTAGGTCTAATGTCATTAATTAATTATCCTCTTTATTATATTAAATAAATATATTATTTTTAGTTTAGATTGTATTTTTTTTTAGTTATACCTTATTTTTTTGTGCAACATTTCCTGCAAAGTATGCACCTGTAATCATTGTTAATCCAGTTGCTACACTTACTAATATTGTACCTGTATCTGGCACTGCATTTAGTAGACAATATATTGTCACACCGATATAAAAAATCAATGAGATTATTAGGATTAAGAACTTCCTTCCATATTTTGCGATCATGTTACCACCTTTTTGCATAAGATTGTCTGTGTAATTTTTGTACTACCTGTTGTTGCTGTGGCTGTGGAACTGCTGTGACCTTTTCAATCATCTTTTCATTTTCAGACTGTTCCAATTCCACATTGCGTTCTCTTTTTTCAGTATTTTCCAAAAGTAGTTTCCAGTTCACATTCAAAGTTTTCAACCCATGCAAGGCATATACCATACAGTCTAAGACTTCATTGTTTGCTTTTTCACTAATCTTTTCATAATACGCCTTTCCCTGTTTGGATTTTACCATACGCTCTGAAAAAAACTGATTAAAAAATCTTTCATCGCATATGTCTTTATGCCAATGTATTACACCGCCACCAGACTTTTTCAATATCTTTGCTCTCTGATACAGCATAGTTTTTGCACTAATTGTGCCTACAAAATACAATGGTACTCTGTAACGGTTTTTAAAACTGGGTCTGTAATCGCATACACTCCGTATGTTATCGCCTGAACCTTTAATTGGGTATACTTTATTGTGAATGTTGTTTTTGCAAAATTGATATACTGCATCCGTATTATGTCCACCAGAGTCTATGTTTGTTATCGTAATATTGCGTTCAATAATATATTTTTCCACATCTGTCCAAAATTCAGGTAGGCTGGGATTCCCAGGAAATATAGGTCTATCAAGTATCCAACTCTCTTCATTATTATCCCAACCAACTAATACACCTTCCACTCGTGAATCTTGTGTGTCCAAACCTAATGTTGTAATTACATAGTCTTTTGTATCCCTACTGAACTCTTCAACTCTTGTTAATATCTCTGGTATATCAACATCTGAACTGTAATCCTCTTCCCAAGGCAATGCAAGAGTAGTATTACGGAATACTTGTATCTTAGAGTAGTCACCTGCCTTTGCTAATTCATTAGCCTCAACAAATCTTTTTACTATGTCATCCCAACTTGAAAATGGTGAATACAACTCATTTATATGGAATCCAACAGATTTTTTTGTATTAGATGCAACCCATTTTCCCTTTTCCACCATTTCATTTTTATGTTTTTCATAGATTTTAGTGGAGCAATTAGGACATATATAATGTATATCGTCTGTGTTTCCATCTGTTTCAGTCCATCGCATTTGCTTAAAATCTAAAGGCTGGAAGTGTCCACAATTAACACATGGTACATGGAAATATTGTTGATTTGTATTTTGGAATTCATGCCAGATTTTTGAAGTTTCAATGTTCGCTGGTGAACTTGCCATTATAATTTTACGATTCCTTGCATATGTCTTAGTTCTCTGGGATGCAATTTGAACTGGATCACCTTCCACATTATCGGAATACCTATCCACTTCATCGAGTATGAGATACCTAATTGCAGCAGATGCGAGACCCCCAGGTGAATTACTACCAACATGAGTAATTGAACCACCAGCATACTCGACATAGTCGAGCGTATTACCAGCTTTCCTTGAATCCATATCCACTGTACCAGCAAGAACTGGCATATCTCGTAGCATACTACGAAATCTTGTTTTCACATATTTTGTTGCCATTTTCAAACTATAATGAACATACAATGTTGGGGATGGGTCTTCCACTATTTGATAAATTAAAAAGTTTGACAGGATTTGTGATTTTCCAATTTGACTACTGGCTACTATTACAACTTGTCGATTCAATGGGTCACTTATGGAATCTAATATATCTCTCTGAAAACTAATGCATTGAAATTGACCTGTTTCAGCAGCATACGCAGATGAAAGAACAATGTTTTCCTCACTCCATTTTGAAAGTGGAATGGTTTTTTTAGTCTGGATATCCTTTATTTTATTAAAAAAATATTGGTCAAATTTTTCATTTCCCCTGAACATTATCAATATCCCGTAATAGTTTTTCAATTTCAACAGCAATAATGTCTTTTGCAATTACCTCAATTTCCATCTCTGATCTGTTATCAGTTTTTTTTGAAATTTTGCGTGGCAATTGCTCTAAGGTTTGCTTAATTTTTTGTGTGATTTTTTGAATTGTATCTTTTATGTGATCAATTTCAACCAGTTCATTTTCCTGTTCTCTTATACTAAGTTCCAATTTTTTAGATTGTAATTCCAACAGTCTTAATTTTGCATCTGTGGTTGTATTAGCTTTAGTCGTTCCGTTTTTTTGAAAAAAATGAATGCACTCTAACAGGTTGTATTTTTTAGTAGGCTGTATTTTTGGAAAGTCTGAATTTGTCTGGATTAATTTTTCAATAGTCTGCAATGAGATTTTGAAAATTACTTTCATATCCTGTTTAGTTATTTCAATTTCATTGTATTTCATATCATTTACACTTTCACTATTTTTCAATCTCATCTAATTTTAGTTTTGGCGAACAGCCTACAGCGTATATGTGCCAACTGTAGGAGTACCTTGCTCTAATTGCCCCATATAACGCATAGGAAAGGCACTGTAACGATTAAATCTTTTAGGCATATCATATATCCTCTTTGAGTCTGTTCGTGCTCTGGTGACGCTCTAATGCGTTCATTAATATGTATGCTTTGATTTATTTTTTATTTGCACTATTTGCCTTTCCTACTATTTTCATATAAATATAAAATTTATAGTTCAGTCTCATTTATTTTTCCTGCATATATCTTTGCCACTATATCTGTCTTATGTTTGCATTTATATATCTTCAAATGTTGTAATGTAATTTTCCTGTATATCCTGTTGTACTCTTCAATCGTCTTATCTATTGTTAATCCATTTGCCCAAATCTTTTCATTGTTATCTTGTTTCATTATCTATCTCCGCTTTAATTTGTTGAATCATTGCATTCATTTTAATTTGCTTTGCTATGTTGTACTCTGCTGTATTATTGTGGTGGCATACTACTACACCATCTAATGCATTAAGTATATCCCAATCCACACACATAAAGTTGGCATTGCTATCTGGGTTATCATGGATAGTATATTTGAATCGATCATTATATAATGCCTCTTTTAACTTTGATACATTTACTAATCCTACATTCCATATCTTATCATATGCC
This Bacteroidota bacterium DNA region includes the following protein-coding sequences:
- a CDS encoding N-acetylmuramoyl-L-alanine amidase, with protein sequence MTLDLTKDIIQYPMPLNQYMQVETAKNAVVLHGTAGNAQAKNVYDYWNSTAERVATCVVVAGDGKIWQGFSSKFWGAHIGQAHGLAKWGLPFYDYSQNTIGVEICNWGFLTKKGEKFYSWTNQEVPKDQVVEYPRGFRGQKYFQKYTQAQIDSVEKLLRYWNKIYGIPLDYREKDMWELSENAHRKVAGIYTHNSYRLDKSDIHPQPEMIAMLKNLNIKIEEEK
- a CDS encoding phage terminase large subunit family protein produces the protein MKNYYGILIMFRGNEKFDQYFFNKIKDIQTKKTIPLSKWSEENIVLSSAYAAETGQFQCISFQRDILDSISDPLNRQVVIVASSQIGKSQILSNFLIYQIVEDPSPTLYVHYSLKMATKYVKTRFRSMLRDMPVLAGTVDMDSRKAGNTLDYVEYAGGSITHVGSNSPGGLASAAIRYLILDEVDRYSDNVEGDPVQIASQRTKTYARNRKIIMASSPANIETSKIWHEFQNTNQQYFHVPCVNCGHFQPLDFKQMRWTETDGNTDDIHYICPNCSTKIYEKHKNEMVEKGKWVASNTKKSVGFHINELYSPFSSWDDIVKRFVEANELAKAGDYSKIQVFRNTTLALPWEEDYSSDVDIPEILTRVEEFSRDTKDYVITTLGLDTQDSRVEGVLVGWDNNEESWILDRPIFPGNPSLPEFWTDVEKYIIERNITITNIDSGGHNTDAVYQFCKNNIHNKVYPIKGSGDNIRSVCDYRPSFKNRYRVPLYFVGTISAKTMLYQRAKILKKSGGGVIHWHKDICDERFFNQFFSERMVKSKQGKAYYEKISEKANNEVLDCMVYALHGLKTLNVNWKLLLENTEKRERNVELEQSENEKMIEKVTAVPQPQQQQVVQKLHRQSYAKRW